A stretch of the Acyrthosiphon pisum isolate AL4f chromosome A2, pea_aphid_22Mar2018_4r6ur, whole genome shotgun sequence genome encodes the following:
- the LOC100161428 gene encoding uncharacterized protein F21D5.5, with product MSKLSVKTNDNVTLCVLVSDENPELKFILLDNEPLILGRTQQTGIVDQRMSKNQMKFVADYSTARVLVEQLGSNRSAVNNESMIKGEKRLLNHGDKVSLLFNSNFTYHLDFVTPPTYGVDSNKRTTNCLEKEISPKKPRSDSTSKWETRDGTLLVYNSSNIVHKNKIAAFDMDGTLIVTQSGKVFPVDENDWQIYSPEVITSIKKLSDDGYKIVIFTNQGGIGVNKVNEKTFKKKIENILKVIKTPVQVYIATRKDIYRKPAPGMWNILVSDYNGGLSIDMDKSLFCGDAAGRPARSSADGKQIKKDHSCCDRLFAMNIGLKFYTPEEYFLKESIEELYALPVFNPNDVMSNILYTDLTSKALFSPNKEMIIMVGCPGSGKSYFASNKLFCHDRMKIINRDTLGSWQKCVSEAKKYLSGVSWSVVIDNTNPDIESRKRFIDIAKSLKIPCRVFLMNVSKDHAKHNNKFRELTDRKHQKVSDAAIHFYFSKFQEPSKNEGIDEIVKINFVPHFKDPEHEKLYKMFLL from the exons ATGTCAAAACTCTCAGTGAAGACCAACGACAATGTCACATTATGTGTTTTGGTATCCGATGAAAATCCAGAACTAAAATTTATACTTCTAGATAACGAACCTTTAATATTGGGTAGAACACAACAGACTGGAATAGTTGATCAAAGAATGTCGAAAAatcaaa tgaaatttGTTGCTGACTATTCTACGGCTCGTGTATTGGTTGAACAATTAGGTAGCAACAGGTCAGCTGTTAACAACGAATCTATGATAAAAGGAGAAAAGAGACTCTTAAACCATGGAGACAAAGTGTCATTGTTGTTTAACAGCAATTTTACATATCATTTGGATTTTGTTACACCTCCTACTTATGGTGTAGACTCCAATAAAAGGACAACTAATTGCTTAGAGAAAGAAATTTCACCTAAAAAACCTCGCTCAGATTCTACATCTAAATGGGAAACTAGAGATGGTACGTTGTTGGTGTATAATAGTTCaaatattgttcataaaaataag ATAGCAGCATTTGATATGGATGGAACACTTATTGTTACACAGTCTGGTAAAGTTTTCCCTGTTGATGAGAATGACTGGCAAATTTATAGCCCAGAAGTTATTACATCTATTAAGAAATTGTCTGATGACGGttacaaaatagttatatttactaATCAAGGAGGTATTGGGGTTAATAAAGtaaatgaaaaaacatttaaaaagaaaattgaaaatattctcAAAGTGATTAAAACACCAGTTCAAGTATATATAGCCACTCGAAAAGATATATACAGAAAACCTGCTCCAGGAATGTGGAATATTTTGGTTTCTGAT tacaatGGAGGTTTATCAATTGACATggataaaagtttattttgtgGTGATGCAGCAGGCCGGCCTGCTCGTTCCAGTGCTGATggcaaacaaattaaaaaagatcATTCATGTTGCGACCGCTTATTTGCCATGAATATTGGTCTCAAATTTTATACTcctgaagaatattttttaaaagaatctaTTGAAGAATTGTATGCATTACCAGTATTTAATCCAAACGATGTGATGTCTAATATCCTCTACACAGATTTAACATCTAAAGCTTTGTTTTCTCCTAATAAAGAA atgatCATTATGGTTGGTTGTCCTGGTTCAGGGAAAAGTTATTTtgcatcaaataaattattttgtcatgaccgaatgaaaataattaacagaGATACACTAGGCTCATGGCAAAAATGTGTTTCTGAGgctaaaaaatacttaagtgGTGTTAGTTGGAGTGTAGTAATTGACAATACAAATCCTGATATAGAATCAAGAAAACGCTTCATTGATATagctaaaagtttaaaaatccCATGTCGagtatttttaatgaatgtatCCAAAGACCATGCAAAACATAACAACAAa tttcGAGAACTAACTGATAGAAAACACCAAAAAGTATCAGATGCTGCAATTCATTTTTACtt TTCAAAATTCCAAGAACCATCCAAAAATGAAGGTATTGAcgaaatagttaaaataaattttgttccTCATTTTAAAGATCCTGAGCATGAgaaactatataaaatgttcttgCTCtga